Proteins encoded within one genomic window of Manis pentadactyla isolate mManPen7 chromosome 4, mManPen7.hap1, whole genome shotgun sequence:
- the RFX5 gene encoding DNA-binding protein RFX5 isoform X1, with product MSALGPPEEGKLSLRVLSPLNSNPHATMAEDEPDAKSPKTGGRAPSGSAEAGEPTTLLQRLQGTISKAVQNKVEGILPSRNKTRADPHRSPSHYGPQGLLRHSEHPTSNHFKQDVQKFSDNDKLYLYLQLPSGPSTGDKSSEPSTLSNEEYMYAYRWIRNHLEEHTDTCLPKQSVYDAYRKYCESLACCRPLSTANFGKIIREIFPDIKARRLGGRGQSKYCYSGIRRKTLVSMPPLPGPDLKGSESPEMGPEVTPAPRDELVEAACALTCDWAERILKRSFSSIVEVARFLLQQHLISARSAHAHVLKAMGLAEEDEHAPQERSSKSKNGVENLEGGAHKKSERPAQPSKELEPRAGAGPTARGERKKSVVESLAPAANNPQVNALVARLPLLLPRAPCSLIPPIRVSPPILAPKLSSGALKVATLPLPSGAGGPQAAVPIINMILPTVPALPGPGKAAPGGFTQSWGTENREVGTGRDLGPYDKGVKRTAEVPVREATGQDLPAKAAKQHTEDTRSDAKRKRGRPRKKSGGSRERNSTPDRTAAATDSAQSSRLPRESRASGGESNSAGGPERPEAVREAEKGMVLAQGQEVDAVARGGRGPSFRHAKEAESKIPLATPKVCVIKGSRSQKEDLPLVKGEVDTTAQGNKDSKGHVLQNSLSHEG from the exons ATGAGTGCTCTGGGTCCTCCCGAGGAAGGGAAGTTAAGTCTTCGAGTCCTGTCTCCTCTCAACTCTAACCCTCATGCCACGATGGCAGAAGATGAACCTGATGCTAAGAGCCCCAAGACTGGGGGGAGGGCCCCCTCAGGTAGTGCTGAGGCGGGGGAACCTACCACCCTCCTGCAGAGGCTCCAAGGTACCATTTC CAAGGCCGTGCAGAACAAAGTAGAGGGAATCCTG CCCAGCAGAAATAAAACCAGAGCCGATCCCCACAGATCCCCCAGCCACTATGGTCCACAAGGGCTCCTCAGACACAGTGAGCACCCAACCTCAAATCATTTCAAG CAAGATGTGCAGAAATTCTCAGACAACGACAAGCTGTATCTCTACCTTCAGCTACCCTCAGGGCCCAGTACTGGAGACAAAAG CTCAGAGCCAAGTACACTCAGCAATGAGGAGTACATGTATGCCTACAGGTGGATCCGCAACCACCTAGAAGAGCATACTGATACCTGTCTGCCAAAGCAAAGTGTTTATGATGCCTATCG GAAGTACTGTGAGAGCCTCGCCTGTTGTCGCCCACTCAGCACAGCTAACTTTGGCAAGATCATCAGAGAAATTTTCCCTGACATCAAAGCCCGAAGGCTAGGTGGCCGGGGCCAGTCCAA ATATTGCTACAGTGGCATACGAAGGAAGACCTTGGTATCTATGCCACCCTTGCCTGGACCTGACCTAAAGGGCTCTGAGAGT CCAGAAATGGGGCCAGAAGTAACCCCAGCCCCTCGGGATGAACTGGTCGAGGCAGCCTGTGCCCTGACCTGTGATTGGGCAGAACGAATCCTGAAACGATCCTTCAGTTCCATCGTTGAGGTCGCCCGCTTCCTGCTACAGCAGCATCTCATCTCTGCCCGGTCTGCACATGCCCATGTGCTCAAGGCCATGGGGCTTGCTG AGGAAGATGAACATGCCCCTCAAGAACGGTCATCAAAATCCAAGAATGGTGTAGAGAACCTAGAGGGTGGAGCCCATAAGAAATCAGAGAGACCAGCCCAG CCTTCTAAGGAGCTGGaacccagggctggggctggcccTACAGCACGTGGAGAGCGGAAGAAGAGTGTAGTGGAGAGCCTGGCCCCAGCAGCTAATAACCCGCAAGTTAATGCCCTAGTGGCCCGGCTGCCTCTGCTCCTCCCCCGGGCCCCTTGCTCACTTATTCCACCAATCCGAGTCTCTCCGCCCATCCTGGCCCCCAAGCTTTCTTCAGGTGCTCTGAAAGTGGCTACGCTGCCCCTGCCCAGTGGGGCTGGGGGGCCCCAGGCAGCTGTGCCCATCATTAACATGATCTTACCAACTGTTCCTGCTTTGCCTGGGCCTGGGAAAGCTGCACCTGGGGGGTTCACTCAGTCTTGGGGCACAGAGAACAGAGAAGTGGGCACAGGTCGGGACCTGGGACCCTATGACAAAGGTGTCAAGAGGACAGCCGAAGTTCCTGTGAGAGAGGCCACTGGGCAGGACCTACCAGCTAAAGCAGCAAAGCAGCATACAGAGGATACCAGAAGTGATGCCAAAAGGAAACGGGGGCGCCCTCGGAAAAAATCAGGTGGAAGTAGGGAGAGGAATTCTACTCCTGACAGGACAGCAGCTGCCACAGACTCTGCCCAATCCTCAAGGTTACCACGGGAGTCACGGGCCTCTGGAGGGGAAAGCAACTCAGCTGGAGGGCCAGAGAGGCCAGAGGCAGTGAGAGAGGCCGAGAAGGGGATggtacttgcccaaggtcaggaaGTTGATGCTGTTGCCAGGGGAGGTAGGGGCCCCAGTTTCCGACATGCCAAAGAAGCAGAAAGTAAAATTCCTCTTGCCACCCCAAAAGTGTGTGTCATCAAGGGTAGCAGAAGCCAGAAGGAGGATCTTCCTTTGGTAAAGGGAGAGGTAGACACTACAGCACAGGGTAATAAAGACTCAAAGGGGCATGTGCTTCAAAATTCCTTGTCCCATGAGGGTTAA
- the RFX5 gene encoding DNA-binding protein RFX5 isoform X2 → MSALGPPEEGKLSLRVLSPLNSNPHATMAEDEPDAKSPKTGGRAPSGSAEAGEPTTLLQRLQGTISKAVQNKVEGILQDVQKFSDNDKLYLYLQLPSGPSTGDKSSEPSTLSNEEYMYAYRWIRNHLEEHTDTCLPKQSVYDAYRKYCESLACCRPLSTANFGKIIREIFPDIKARRLGGRGQSKYCYSGIRRKTLVSMPPLPGPDLKGSESPEMGPEVTPAPRDELVEAACALTCDWAERILKRSFSSIVEVARFLLQQHLISARSAHAHVLKAMGLAEEDEHAPQERSSKSKNGVENLEGGAHKKSERPAQPSKELEPRAGAGPTARGERKKSVVESLAPAANNPQVNALVARLPLLLPRAPCSLIPPIRVSPPILAPKLSSGALKVATLPLPSGAGGPQAAVPIINMILPTVPALPGPGKAAPGGFTQSWGTENREVGTGRDLGPYDKGVKRTAEVPVREATGQDLPAKAAKQHTEDTRSDAKRKRGRPRKKSGGSRERNSTPDRTAAATDSAQSSRLPRESRASGGESNSAGGPERPEAVREAEKGMVLAQGQEVDAVARGGRGPSFRHAKEAESKIPLATPKVCVIKGSRSQKEDLPLVKGEVDTTAQGNKDSKGHVLQNSLSHEG, encoded by the exons ATGAGTGCTCTGGGTCCTCCCGAGGAAGGGAAGTTAAGTCTTCGAGTCCTGTCTCCTCTCAACTCTAACCCTCATGCCACGATGGCAGAAGATGAACCTGATGCTAAGAGCCCCAAGACTGGGGGGAGGGCCCCCTCAGGTAGTGCTGAGGCGGGGGAACCTACCACCCTCCTGCAGAGGCTCCAAGGTACCATTTC CAAGGCCGTGCAGAACAAAGTAGAGGGAATCCTG CAAGATGTGCAGAAATTCTCAGACAACGACAAGCTGTATCTCTACCTTCAGCTACCCTCAGGGCCCAGTACTGGAGACAAAAG CTCAGAGCCAAGTACACTCAGCAATGAGGAGTACATGTATGCCTACAGGTGGATCCGCAACCACCTAGAAGAGCATACTGATACCTGTCTGCCAAAGCAAAGTGTTTATGATGCCTATCG GAAGTACTGTGAGAGCCTCGCCTGTTGTCGCCCACTCAGCACAGCTAACTTTGGCAAGATCATCAGAGAAATTTTCCCTGACATCAAAGCCCGAAGGCTAGGTGGCCGGGGCCAGTCCAA ATATTGCTACAGTGGCATACGAAGGAAGACCTTGGTATCTATGCCACCCTTGCCTGGACCTGACCTAAAGGGCTCTGAGAGT CCAGAAATGGGGCCAGAAGTAACCCCAGCCCCTCGGGATGAACTGGTCGAGGCAGCCTGTGCCCTGACCTGTGATTGGGCAGAACGAATCCTGAAACGATCCTTCAGTTCCATCGTTGAGGTCGCCCGCTTCCTGCTACAGCAGCATCTCATCTCTGCCCGGTCTGCACATGCCCATGTGCTCAAGGCCATGGGGCTTGCTG AGGAAGATGAACATGCCCCTCAAGAACGGTCATCAAAATCCAAGAATGGTGTAGAGAACCTAGAGGGTGGAGCCCATAAGAAATCAGAGAGACCAGCCCAG CCTTCTAAGGAGCTGGaacccagggctggggctggcccTACAGCACGTGGAGAGCGGAAGAAGAGTGTAGTGGAGAGCCTGGCCCCAGCAGCTAATAACCCGCAAGTTAATGCCCTAGTGGCCCGGCTGCCTCTGCTCCTCCCCCGGGCCCCTTGCTCACTTATTCCACCAATCCGAGTCTCTCCGCCCATCCTGGCCCCCAAGCTTTCTTCAGGTGCTCTGAAAGTGGCTACGCTGCCCCTGCCCAGTGGGGCTGGGGGGCCCCAGGCAGCTGTGCCCATCATTAACATGATCTTACCAACTGTTCCTGCTTTGCCTGGGCCTGGGAAAGCTGCACCTGGGGGGTTCACTCAGTCTTGGGGCACAGAGAACAGAGAAGTGGGCACAGGTCGGGACCTGGGACCCTATGACAAAGGTGTCAAGAGGACAGCCGAAGTTCCTGTGAGAGAGGCCACTGGGCAGGACCTACCAGCTAAAGCAGCAAAGCAGCATACAGAGGATACCAGAAGTGATGCCAAAAGGAAACGGGGGCGCCCTCGGAAAAAATCAGGTGGAAGTAGGGAGAGGAATTCTACTCCTGACAGGACAGCAGCTGCCACAGACTCTGCCCAATCCTCAAGGTTACCACGGGAGTCACGGGCCTCTGGAGGGGAAAGCAACTCAGCTGGAGGGCCAGAGAGGCCAGAGGCAGTGAGAGAGGCCGAGAAGGGGATggtacttgcccaaggtcaggaaGTTGATGCTGTTGCCAGGGGAGGTAGGGGCCCCAGTTTCCGACATGCCAAAGAAGCAGAAAGTAAAATTCCTCTTGCCACCCCAAAAGTGTGTGTCATCAAGGGTAGCAGAAGCCAGAAGGAGGATCTTCCTTTGGTAAAGGGAGAGGTAGACACTACAGCACAGGGTAATAAAGACTCAAAGGGGCATGTGCTTCAAAATTCCTTGTCCCATGAGGGTTAA